The Kaustia mangrovi genome has a segment encoding these proteins:
- a CDS encoding ABC transporter permease, producing the protein MEWCLFVAPLPLFLALVYALPLLGVVGWSLTDPEPGFGNYQKIFTDPAILGIFWRTLRLCLIVSLVSLALAYLIAYHWVFGPPLRQRLIEICVLIPFWISVLIRAFGWIIVLRNRGLVNGWLTDLGLISEPLSMVRNEFGVVIGMVHFMAPYAIFPLVATMRQIDPRVMSAARGLGAGPVRRFVEVFFPLSMPGVIGAFFIVFIFSLGFFITPAILGGGRVVMVAEYVFLQMSQTANWGLGAALSVVLLALVTVLIWVLLKITRVEKLVN; encoded by the coding sequence ATGGAGTGGTGCCTGTTCGTCGCGCCGCTGCCCCTGTTCCTGGCTCTCGTCTATGCCCTGCCGCTGCTCGGCGTGGTCGGCTGGAGCCTCACCGATCCCGAGCCCGGCTTCGGCAACTATCAGAAGATCTTCACCGATCCGGCGATCCTCGGCATCTTCTGGCGCACGCTCCGGCTCTGCCTTATCGTCTCGCTCGTCTCGCTCGCGCTCGCCTATCTCATCGCCTATCACTGGGTGTTCGGCCCGCCGCTCAGGCAGCGTCTGATCGAGATCTGCGTCCTGATCCCGTTCTGGATCTCGGTGCTGATCCGCGCCTTCGGCTGGATCATCGTCCTGCGCAACAGGGGGCTGGTGAATGGCTGGCTCACGGATCTCGGACTGATCTCCGAGCCGCTCTCCATGGTGCGCAACGAGTTCGGCGTGGTCATCGGCATGGTGCACTTCATGGCGCCCTATGCGATCTTCCCGCTGGTCGCGACCATGCGCCAGATCGACCCACGCGTGATGTCGGCCGCGCGCGGCCTCGGCGCCGGCCCGGTGCGCCGCTTCGTGGAGGTGTTCTTCCCGCTCTCCATGCCGGGCGTCATCGGCGCGTTCTTCATCGTCTTCATCTTCTCGCTCGGTTTCTTCATCACACCCGCCATTCTCGGCGGCGGCCGGGTGGTGATGGTGGCGGAATATGTCTTCCTGCAGATGTCCCAGACGGCGAACTGGGGGCTCGGCGCCGCCCTGTCGGTCGTGCTGCTCGCGCTGGTGACCGTCCTCATCTGGGTGCTGCTCAAGATCACCCGTGTCGAGAAGCTGGTGAACTGA
- a CDS encoding ABC transporter permease — MRAERPGGPSTLMVYMAMVFLIFPLLAIIPVSFTPKRFLSMPSDELSLRHYEALATSPEWLGSIWQSLMVATASAVLATVLAVLFALGIWYRRPRLTPLLIGFVILPMAVPPIISAIVLYFFETRMGLYDTLPGVILAHTVIVVPYAVITVLVVLSQLDRRIERAARNLGASLWQTTVFVILPNIKVGIASAGFLAFVLSWEEIAITLFVTSFDVVTLPRRIWSGLRDNIDPVIASVSVVLIALTVAAVLVRTVAVGMKARRNKEASA; from the coding sequence ATGCGTGCTGAACGGCCAGGCGGACCCTCCACCCTCATGGTCTACATGGCCATGGTGTTCCTGATCTTTCCGCTGCTCGCGATCATCCCGGTGTCGTTCACGCCGAAGCGCTTCCTGTCCATGCCGTCGGACGAGCTGTCGCTCAGGCACTACGAGGCGCTGGCGACGAGCCCGGAATGGCTGGGCTCCATCTGGCAGAGCCTCATGGTGGCGACGGCGAGCGCGGTGCTCGCGACCGTGCTCGCCGTGCTCTTCGCGCTCGGCATCTGGTATCGCCGGCCCAGGCTGACGCCGCTGCTCATCGGCTTCGTCATCCTGCCCATGGCGGTGCCGCCGATCATCTCCGCCATCGTGCTCTACTTCTTCGAGACGCGCATGGGTCTCTACGACACGCTGCCCGGCGTCATCCTCGCCCATACCGTGATCGTCGTGCCCTATGCGGTCATTACCGTGCTGGTTGTGCTGAGCCAGCTCGACCGGCGTATCGAGCGCGCCGCGCGCAATCTCGGCGCGTCGCTGTGGCAGACGACGGTCTTCGTCATCCTGCCCAATATCAAGGTCGGCATCGCTTCGGCCGGCTTCCTCGCTTTCGTGCTGTCGTGGGAGGAGATCGCGATCACGCTGTTCGTGACGAGCTTCGACGTCGTCACCCTGCCGCGGCGCATCTGGTCGGGCCTGCGTGACAATATCGATCCGGTCATCGCGTCGGTCTCTGTGGTACTCATCGCGCTGACGGTCGCCGCGGTCCTCGTCCGGACCGTTGCCGTCGGCATGAAGGCACGCAGGAACAAGGAGGCAAGTGCATGA
- a CDS encoding Zn-dependent hydrolase has protein sequence MTRSDLRVNGERLWRRLMEMAEIGATEKGGVCRLTLTDEDRRGRDLFARWCDEAGLHMEIDRMGNMFARRKGRSNGPAVMMGSHLDSQPTGGKFDGALGVLAALEVIETLNDAGVETDAPIEIVNWTNEEGARFAPAMVSSGVYAGVFDIEDVYAIADKEGKTIGEELERIGYKGERQVGGRDWQACFEVHIEQGPILEDRGLPAGVVAGVQGMRWYDIVVEGDEVHAGPTPMDRRRDPVRALADALSAIYADIPNYGEWARFTVGDLKAEPGSRNTVPGRVTATVDIRHPDDKVVEEIEAAMTRIVAEAGKRHNVEARVETVWASPAVKFDETCVASVRKAAETCGLDTMDMVSGAGHDSVYIARVAPTAMIFVPSKDGISHNEAEYSAPGDCEAGANLLLHAVLDRAGHD, from the coding sequence ATGACGCGGTCCGATCTCAGGGTGAATGGCGAGCGGCTGTGGCGCCGGCTGATGGAAATGGCCGAGATCGGCGCGACCGAGAAGGGCGGCGTCTGCCGGCTGACCCTGACGGACGAGGACAGGCGCGGCCGCGACCTGTTCGCCAGATGGTGCGATGAGGCTGGTCTCCACATGGAGATCGACCGCATGGGCAACATGTTCGCCCGCCGCAAGGGCCGCTCCAACGGCCCGGCCGTGATGATGGGGTCCCATCTCGACAGTCAGCCCACGGGCGGCAAGTTCGACGGCGCGCTCGGCGTGCTTGCCGCGCTGGAGGTGATCGAGACGCTGAACGATGCGGGCGTGGAGACCGACGCGCCCATCGAGATCGTCAACTGGACCAACGAGGAGGGCGCGCGCTTCGCCCCCGCCATGGTGTCGTCGGGTGTCTATGCGGGCGTCTTCGACATCGAGGACGTCTACGCGATCGCCGACAAGGAGGGAAAGACCATCGGCGAGGAGCTGGAGCGCATCGGCTACAAGGGCGAGCGCCAGGTCGGCGGCCGCGACTGGCAGGCCTGCTTCGAGGTCCATATCGAGCAGGGCCCGATCCTGGAGGACAGGGGGCTGCCGGCGGGCGTCGTCGCGGGCGTCCAGGGCATGCGCTGGTACGACATCGTGGTCGAGGGCGACGAGGTCCATGCCGGCCCGACGCCCATGGACCGCCGCCGCGATCCCGTCCGCGCGCTCGCCGATGCGTTAAGCGCGATCTATGCCGATATCCCGAATTACGGCGAGTGGGCGCGTTTCACCGTCGGCGACCTGAAGGCCGAGCCCGGCTCGCGCAACACCGTTCCGGGCCGGGTGACCGCGACCGTGGATATCCGTCATCCCGACGACAAGGTGGTCGAAGAGATCGAGGCCGCGATGACGCGGATCGTGGCGGAGGCCGGCAAGCGCCACAATGTGGAGGCGCGCGTGGAGACGGTCTGGGCCTCGCCCGCGGTGAAGTTCGACGAGACCTGCGTCGCCTCCGTGCGCAAGGCGGCGGAGACCTGCGGGCTGGACACCATGGACATGGTGTCCGGCGCCGGACACGACTCCGTCTATATCGCGCGCGTCGCGCCGACCGCCATGATCTTCGTGCCGTCGAAGGACGGCATCAGCCACAACGAGGCCGAATATTCCGCGCCCGGCGACTGCGAGGCCGGCGCGAACCTTCTGCTCCACGCGGTCCTGGACCGGGCGGGGCACGACTGA
- a CDS encoding dimethylarginine dimethylaminohydrolase family protein encodes MNEMTPIAGDDAFTLKRRRDGGGTPGLNGWGCANEYDVLTDVLLGKPDHLRHLSTSSLSRKYLREAPCDVAVAKEQHKELVAAYEHFGVSVHYHEPTPELPMQVYSRDSSFMTPYGAVITNMCNWWRRGENFAAIRTYQELGIPIYDMVTAGLFEGGDFNVIEDGVVLIGCGGERTTEEGALQVKDWFDKEGWETRLAFFDPYYVHIDLMVVMIAEKLAAVCLDCTPPDVVEWLKAKKIDIIDVPFPDTVTLGCNVMSLGRDRVIAPKHSRTLIEALKARGFEVADVDMSEISKTGGGIHCMAQALRRVPA; translated from the coding sequence ATGAACGAGATGACGCCGATTGCCGGGGACGATGCCTTTACCCTGAAGCGCAGGCGCGACGGCGGCGGCACGCCGGGCCTCAACGGCTGGGGATGCGCCAACGAGTATGACGTCCTGACCGACGTTCTGCTGGGCAAGCCCGACCATCTCAGGCATCTCTCCACGAGCTCGCTGTCGCGCAAGTATCTGCGCGAGGCGCCCTGCGACGTCGCCGTCGCCAAGGAACAGCACAAGGAGCTCGTAGCCGCTTACGAGCATTTCGGCGTTTCCGTGCACTACCACGAGCCGACGCCGGAGCTGCCCATGCAGGTCTATTCGCGCGATTCGAGCTTCATGACGCCCTATGGCGCCGTCATCACCAATATGTGCAACTGGTGGCGGCGCGGGGAGAACTTCGCCGCGATCCGCACCTATCAGGAGCTCGGCATCCCGATCTACGACATGGTGACGGCGGGCCTCTTCGAGGGGGGCGACTTCAACGTCATCGAGGATGGCGTGGTGCTCATCGGCTGCGGCGGCGAGCGCACCACCGAGGAGGGCGCGCTCCAGGTAAAGGACTGGTTCGACAAGGAAGGCTGGGAAACCCGGCTGGCCTTCTTCGATCCCTATTACGTCCATATCGACCTGATGGTCGTGATGATCGCGGAGAAGCTCGCCGCGGTCTGCCTCGACTGCACGCCGCCGGACGTCGTGGAGTGGCTGAAGGCGAAGAAGATCGACATCATCGACGTGCCGTTCCCGGATACGGTGACGCTCGGCTGCAACGTCATGTCGCTCGGCCGCGACCGCGTCATCGCGCCGAAGCACTCGCGGACCCTGATCGAGGCGCTGAAGGCGCGCGGCTTCGAGGTCGCCGACGTCGATATGAGCGAGATCTCCAAGACCGGCGGCGGCATCCACTGCATGGCGCAGGCACTGCGCCGCGTTCCGGCTTGA